The Juglans regia cultivar Chandler chromosome 2, Walnut 2.0, whole genome shotgun sequence genome includes a window with the following:
- the LOC109019099 gene encoding protein NUCLEAR FUSION DEFECTIVE 4-like, with amino-acid sequence MKAQSRKWMILVSTIWIQAFTGTNFDFSAYSSALKSVLGISQVQLNYLAVASDLGKAFGWSSGLALKYFPAWVVMFMAAFMGLAGYGIQWLVITNIITLPYFLVFLLCLLAGCSICWFNTVCFVLCNQNFPSNRPLAISLTVSFNGVSAAFYTLAATAIDPSSDSIYLLLNAIIPLLTSIVSLIPILSQPSLDPLSPDEVHRDSLLFLFLNLLAVITGIYVLFGPSNSDTTTARLLFSGAIALLLVPLCIPGVVCAKDWFHRSFHSFRLQAGSGFILVDADDLEIHKELLSRHAGSIGSVGQGSFHLSSENGAVNGINDQKLAEEIEGCGCWQRTIAKDQLAMLGEEHPARIVVRRLDFWLYYLAYFCGGTIGLVYSNNLGQIAQSLGQGSETTTLLTLYSSFSFFGRLLSAAPDYIRAKFYFARTGWLTIALLPTPIAFLLLAASGSGLALHVGTSLVALSSGFIFAAAVSITSELFGPNNVGVNHNILITNIPIGSLVYGCVAAVVYDANTSSESAVCMGRQCYFLTFVWWGCMSVLGLACSVLLFLRTRDAYNHFEQNRMSTQLY; translated from the exons ATGAAGGCGCAGTCACGGAAGTGGATGATATTGGTGTCCACCATATGGATTCAGGCATTCACCGGCACAAACTTCGATTTTTCAGCCTACTCTTCGGCATTGAAATCGGTTCTTGGCATCTCTCAGGTGCAGCTAAATTACTTGGCAGTGGCGTCGGATCTCGGAAAGGCATTCGGGTGGTCGTCTGGTCTGGCATTGAAGTATTTTCCGGCGTGGGTGGTGATGTTCATGGCTGCTTTCATGGGCCTTGCTGGCTATGGCATTCAATGGCTTGTGATTACCAATATCATCACCTTGCCTTACTTCCTG GTCTTTCTTCTGTGTTTGTTGGCTGGCTGTAGCATTTGTTGGTTCAACACTGTATGCTTTGTTCTTTGCAATCAAAACTTTCCATCCAATCGACCCCTTGCAATCTCACTCACAGTAAGCTTCAATGGCGTAAGTGCAGCCTTCTACACTCTTGCTGCCACTGCAATTGACCCATCTTCTGATTCTATATATCTTCTTCTAAATGCCATCATTCCCCTACTCACTTCTATAGTATCATTGATCCCAATTCTTAGCCAACCTTCTCTAGACCCCCTTTCCCCAGATGAAGTTCACCGTGACTCCCTTTTGTTCCTGTTTTTGAACTTATTAGCTGTCATCACCGGCATTTATGTTCTCTTTGGTCCTTCCAATTCAGATACAACAACAGCTCGTCTCCTTTTTAGTGGAGCCATTGCCCTTCTACTGGTCCCTTTATGCATCCCTGGTGTTGTCTGTGCTAAAGATTGGTTTCATCGCTCCTTTCATTCTTTCCGTCTTCAAGCTGGGTCTGGCTTCATTCTTGTTGATGCAGACGATCTTGAGATTCATAAAGAGCTTCTTTCCCGTCATGCTGGTAGTATTGGTTCTGTTGGGCAAGGATCATTCCATCTCTCAAGCGAAAATGGAGCTGTGAATGGGATCAATGACCAGAAATTAGCTGAAGAGATTGAAGGTTGTGGATGTTGGCAGAGAACGATAGCCAAGGATCAGTTGGCAATGCTCGGGGAAGAGCATCCAGCACGAATCGTTGTACGCAGGTTGGATTTCTGGCTGTATTATCTTGCTTACTTCTGCGGAGGTACAATAGGGCTGGTTTACAGTAACAATCTAGGACAGATAGCGCAGTCTCTGGGACAAGGTTCAGAGACTACGACGCTCCTTACACTCTattcctcattttctttctttggccGATTGCTTTCAGCTGCACCAGACTACATTCGTGC GAAGTTTTATTTTGCGAGGACTGGATGGCTGACAATTGCACTTTTGCCAACCCCAATTGCTTTCCTGTTGCTAGCAGCATCAGGCAGCGGGCTGGCACTGCATGTAGGCACATCACTAGTTGCCTTGAGCTCCGGGTTCATCTTTGCTGCAGCCGTATCAATTACATCGGAGCTGTTTGGACCAAATAATGTGGGTGTGAATCACAACATTCTCATCACCAATATCCCAATTGGGTCACTTGTTTATGGCTGTGTTGCTGCAGTTGTTTATGATGCCAACACAAGCTCTGAATCAGCAGTATGCATGGGGAGGCAGTGCTATTTCTTAACGTTTGTGTGGTGGGGATGCATGTCGGTTCTGGGGCTAGCTTGTAGTGTGCTGTTGTTCTTGAGAACCAGAGATGCTTATAACCATTTTGAACAGAACCGCATGTCTACACAGctctattaa
- the LOC109019097 gene encoding uncharacterized protein LOC109019097, with amino-acid sequence MERHAHTLHTALAIRGHQVHVFTSPPLNDKGLLSLKLNNSPENLSNSTPYIHCHEGEPGQWRYNKAWEQFLEENQSKPFDVVHSESVALPHWLARQLQNLAVSWHGIALESLQSDIFQDLTRKPNEPISPAFNRSIQGEVPKVLNEIRFFRNYAHHIAISDSCGEMLRDVYQIPDKRVHIILNGVDDHEFVKDLRLGREFRSKIGIPNNASLVLGVAGRLVRDKGHPLLYEAFIKLVKKHPGVYLIVAGSGPWEQRYKDLWPQVLVLGSMNPSELRAFYNAIDIFVNPTLRPQGLDLTLMEAMMSGKPVIASRFPSIKGTIVVDDEYGFMFAPNVDSLLEALEAVVGEGPERLAQRGKACQEYAASMFTAHNSNIAMDADIKYSNNEIGGDETIEELMVGMQFSSVEEVHAYYMKYGKKKGFGVSKRNIRQNDDGTVRWFCLVCARGGTRKSMAVNVMKSRQIIKMGCKARINAVFNNEGGYTVSKVILDHTHSCSPDKARHLRCFKKVDARVAKRLEINDEARIRLAKNYKFVVVEAGVMRM; translated from the exons ATGGAGCGCCACGCGCATACCCTGCACACTGCTCTAGCAATTCGTGGTCATCAAGTTCATGTCTTCACCTCTCCTCCCCTTAATGACAAAGGTCTATTGTCCCTAAAGCTAAATAATAGCCCTGAGAATCTATCTAATTCTACGCCCTACATTCACTGCCATGAAGGTGAACCAGGACAGTGGCGCTATAATAAAGCTTGGGAACAATTTTTGGAGGAAAACCAAAGCAAACCATTCGATGTGGTTCACTCGGAAAGCGTTGCACTTCCTCATTGGCTTGCTCGTCAACTTCAAAACCTAGCTGTTTCATGGCATGGCATAGCTCTTGAGAGCTTACAATCTGACATTTTCCAAGACTTGACTCGAAAACCCAATGAGCCAATATCTCCAGCTTTCAACAGAAGTATACAAGGGGAAGTCCCCAAGGTACTGAATGAGATAAGATTCTTTAGAAACTATGCCCACCATATTGCCATTAGTGATAGTTGTGGGGAGATGCTTAGGGATGTGTATCAAATCCCTGATAAAAGAGTCCATATTATTCTCAATGGTGTTGATGATCACGAGTTTGTAAAGGACTTGAGATTAGGCCGTGAGTTCAGGTCTAAAATTGGCATCCCCAACAACGCAAGCTTAGTGCTTGGCGTGGCTGGCAGATTAGTAAGGGACAAAGGTCATCCTCTACTCTACGAAGCATTCATTAAACTCGTAAAGAAGCACCCAGGTGTCTATTTGATAGTCGCCGGATCCGGTCCATGGGAGCAAAGGTACAAGGATTTATGGCCTCAAGTCCTTGTTTTGGGGTCTATGAATCCATCGGAATTGAGGGCTTTCTACAATGCCATTGATATATTTGTAAATCCCACACTTAGACCGCAAGGGCTTGATCTTACCCTAATGGAGGCCATGATGAGTGGGAAGCCTGTAATCGCTTCTAGGTTTCCAAGCATCAAAGGTACAATAGTTGTTGATGATGAATATGGTTTCATGTTTGCTCCAAACGTGGATTCGTTGTTGGAAGCACTTGAAGCAGTGGTTGGGGAAGGTCCAGAGAGGCTAGCCCAGAGGGGAAAGGCTTGCCAGGAATATGCAGCTTCCATGTTTACTGCAC ACAATTCGAACATTGCAATGGATGCCgacataaaatattcaaataatgaGATTGGAGGTGATGAAACTATTGAAGAACTTATGGTTGGAATGCAATTTTCATCTGTAGAAGAAGTGCATGCTTACTATATGAAGTATGGTAAGAAGAAGGGGTTTGGAGTATCGAAAAGGAATATTAGACAGAATGACGATGGGACAGTAAGATGGTTTTGTTTGGTATGCGCGCGAGGAGGTACAAGAAAAAGTATGGCTGTCAATGTTATGAAATCAAGACAAATAATAAAGATGGGGTGTAAGGCTAGGATTAATGCGGTATTCAATAATGAAGGTGGATATACTGTATCTAAGGTGATATTGGATCACACACACTCCTGTAGTCCGGACAAGGCAAGACATTTAAGATGCTTTAAGAAGGTTGATGCTCGTGTCGCTAAGAGGCTTGAAATAAATGACGAGGCAAGAATAAGATTGGCCAAAAATTACAAGTTTGTGGTTGTTGAGGCGGGGGTTATGAGAATGTAA